In Maniola hyperantus chromosome 13, iAphHyp1.2, whole genome shotgun sequence, one genomic interval encodes:
- the LOC117987526 gene encoding large ribosomal subunit protein mL62 — translation MALMPLRVQVMRVIAQCGSYSTLLQRSMAYKSAISLDTLYPNSSLKLSTPSFTPNPSEKFSGYIPMEKLEIKYSASSGPGGQNVNKVHTKVDLRFKLSEANWIPAEVRDKMIQLHSNKLTKEGYLIFRSDVTRTQQLNLADCLQKLRNMIRDAAATNREPSPETEERIRQRQLKASRLRVAVKREDALKRAQRQAPTVVDL, via the exons ATGGCTCTAATGCCTCTACGTGTGCAAGTCATGCGGGTGATAGCGCAGTGTGGTAGCTACTCCACACTGCTGCAACGATCCATGGCCTACAAGAGTGCTATTTCCTTGGATACTCTGTATCCCAACAGTTCCTTGAAACTCTCTACACCTTCCTTT ACACCAAATCCTAGTGAGAAGTTCTCAGGCTATATTCCTATGGAGAAACTAGAAATTAAATACAGCGCAAGCTCAGGACCTGGCGGACAAAATGTCAATAAG GTGCATACAAAAGTGGACTTAAGATTCAAACTCAGTGAAGCGAACTGGATTCCAGCTGAAGTTAGAGACAAGATGATTCAACTT CACAGTAACAAACTGACCAAAGAAGGCTACCTGATCTTCCGCTCCGACGTGACCAGAACTCAGCAGCTCAACTTAGCAGACTGTCTGCAGAAGTTGAGGAACATGATCCGAGATGCTGCAGCCACCAACAGGGAACCCTCCCCGGAGACAGAAGAGAGGATCCGGCAGAG GCAGTTGAAGGCGTCCCGCCTGCGCGTGGCGGTCAAGCGGGAGGACGCACTGAAACGCGCTCAGAGGCAGGCGCCCACCGTGGTGGACTTATGA